The DNA segment CGGTCTTCCCTGGCCAGTTTCCCACCGTCTGGTGCAGCCCCGTCAGCTCGTTGAACAGAACGCTCTTGCCGACGTTGGCGTTCCCCGCCAGGGCTATCCGCAGCGTCCTCACGTCATCAGCTCACTTCGACGAAGATCTTCGAAGCCACTCCCCAGCCGATCGCCAGGTTGTAGCCCTTGATGTCGAGCTCCATCGGGCCGCGTCCCGACTTCCTCTTCACACTAACGACGGTGTCCTTCGTGAAACCCATCTCGCAGAGCCTCCGGCAGAGCCCCCTTCCCGCTCGGATGAAGGCGACCTTGGCACTCGAGCCCTCCGCAAGCGTTGAGAGAGAAACGAGGCTCGCCCGCTTCCCCGGGTTCGTCTTCTCCGCCAGCTCGCATTCCTCGCAGCTGAAGACGTCCCTCTCACAGGGAGGTATGGGTGAACCGTCATCCGGACACTCGGCGGGATGCTTCAGGTGCCTGCATATCGCCGCCTCTGTCTCGGACGAGATCGCGTGCTCGAGCCTGCACGCCTCATCGTGAACCTTGTCCTTTCCAATCTTCAGGACGTCATGAAGGAACCTCTCCAAGAGCCTGTGGCGCCTGGCAAGCCTTCTGCCCTCCGTAAGACCCTTCTTTGTGAGCGTGGCGCCCTTGTACGGCTTGTACTTCACGTAACCCCTCTTCGCGAGTCGCTGCAACATCTCCGTGACGCTCGCGGGAGCCAGGTCGAGCTCTCTAGCGATTCGAGTCGTTCTGGCGGGCTTGCCGTGCCTTGTCAGTTTGTACATGAGCTCAAGATACTCGTCCGCCTGCTCGGTCCTCATCAGTATTAGATGACAGGGCTGGCTTATTAAGTTTTCGTATATCCTAAATCTCTGGTGAAGGCATCGTGATTCTCGTGCGGGATTCTCAGGTCGCTACGATTTAAATATAGGAGCCAAATCGGTTCATGTGATTCAGATGAGGAAGTATATCGTGATCTTTGCGACTCTGGCGTTGGTGTTCGTTGCGGGGTCTGCCTACGCAGCGGATGTCGATACGGATGGTATGGAAGACTCTTGGGAGATAGCCCATTTCGGAACCCTCCTCGAGGATCCCCAGGATGATTACGACTCGGACGGCTATAGCAATATCGCGGAATTCGCCGCTGGAACGAGCCCAGTCAATCCGCTGGATAGTCCTGGCCTCGATCTCGGGGAGAACGTGGTGGGGTCGGTGTTCGACGCCATTCTGATGGGGCTCGTCATCATCGCCGTGATCGTCATCGTCATCATTGCGCTCGTTGTGTGGGCCGTGACCCGCAAGAAATCACAGCCGCCCCAACAGCCGCAGTATCCTCCTGGACAGTACCCGCCGCAGGGACAACAGCCCGGGCAGTATCCGCCGCAGGGTCAGTACCCGCCACAGGGTCAGCCGCCGCCGCCGTCTCAGCCGCCTCCGGGGCAATAGCCTCGGAGACTACTTCTTCTTCATCTCCAGGCCGGCGACGACGAAGTTGGAGATCAGGTTCTCGAGCTGGATGCGTTCATTGCTCCCCTCGATCATCCTGAACTCCACCTCCCCTATCTTATCGATGAGCTTGACCCTCACATCGTCCGGGATGGCCAGCTCGAACAGCGTCCTGTGAATCTGCTTTATGAGGTCCTCGCCCGAGAGCCCGTGTTCGATGAGCAGGTCATCAAGCACCGCGCGGGCCGCCATGAAATCCCCCTCCAGGGACGTCTCCAGTAGCTTCCTCACGTCCTCGGGGCGGGCGGTCGCGGCCGCCTTGTAGAGCGTGTCCTCGTCCACGGTCGTGTTGATGGACGCGGCGACCTGCAGCGAGTTGGTCGCCTTCCTCAGGTCACCCTGCGCGATGTAGATGAGCGCGTCCATTCCCTCCTTCGTTATCTTCACGTTCTCGCCATCGGCGACGCGGTTCAGGTATCCCTCGACTGCCTCCCTCTTCAGCGGGCGGAAGCGGAAGACCGCGCACCTCGACTGGATGGGCTCGATTATCTTCGATGAGTAGTTGACGGAGAGGATGAACCTGCACGTGTTCGTGTACTTCTCCATGGTCCTGCGGAGGGCGGCCTGGGCGTCCGATGTCAGCGCGTCAGCCTCGTCCAAGAAGATTATCTTGAACCCGCCCTCGCCTATGGGCGCCATCCTGGCAAAGTTCTTGATCTTCTTGCGCACGACGTCGATACCCCTCTCGTCCGATGCGTTGAGCTCGTTGAAGTTGAGGTTCCAGTTCTCCCCGAAGAGCTGGCGGGTGAGAGCTATCGCGCATGTCGTCTTGCCCGTGCCAGCGGGACCGGCGAAGAGGAGATGGGGGAGGTTCTTGGTCTTCACATACGCCTTGAGCCTCTCCACGATCTCCTCCTGACCGACGACATCGTCAAGGCTGTTGGGCCTGTACTTCTCCACCCAGATTCCTTTCATCTCTCCCCCTTCCTATCCGAATTGCCCCGACGATAAAAAACCTTTGCATGACTGCGGGTCTTTGGCCAGTGCCAGTGTTCAGGCCGAATCGTCAAACACTAAATATCAAAGCACACATCCCTCGTACCATGCTCTGCTCCAGGTGCGAGAAGGAGGCGGCCACTCTCATCCGCTACAACGGGCAGCACCTGTGCAAGGAGCACTTCGTCGCATTCCTCGAGAAGCGGGTGAAGGCGGAGATCTCCAGCCAGGTCAAGCTGAGGGGCGGGGCCAGGATCGCCGTTGGCCTCTCTGGCGGGAAGGACAGCACCGTCGCGACGCTCCTCCTGCACGAGGTCTTTGCGCCGAGGCGGGACTTCGAGATCCACGCGATAACGGTGGACGAGGGCATCCGCGGGTACAGGCCAGAGGCCCTGGAGGTTGCGCGGGAGTTCTGCAAGGCGCGCGGGATACCCCACCACGTCATCAGCTTCGAGGATGCGTTCGGTCTGACGATGGACGAGGTCGTCGAGCGGGACCCGGACACGATACCGTGCTCCTACTGCGGCGTCCTCAGGCGGTACTGCCTCAACGCCAAGGCGAGGGAGATAGAAGCGACCGTGCTGGCGACGGGGCTGAACCTCGACGACACGAGCCAGTCCATCCTGATGAACCTCGCTCGCGGGGATGTCGGGCGGCTCGCAAGGCTGGGGCCGCATACGAGCGTGCAGCCGGGTCTCGTGCCGCGCATCCAGCCGCTGAGGACGATCCCCGAGAAGGAGACGTACCTTTACGCCATGCTCCGCGGGATCGAGATCTGCGATGCCGAGTGTCCCTATTCCACACGCGCACAGCGGGGACGGTTCAGGGAGATCATCGACGTCCTGGAGAGCGAATCGCCCGGGACGAGGCACGCCCTCCTGAAGTCATACGACGAGCTCGCACCGCTCCTTACTCAGAAGTTCCCGCCCGTGGGGCTCAACGAGTGCAAGGCGTGCGGCGAACCGACCGGTAAGGAGACATGCAGGGCCTGCGAGATGGTCCAGAAGCTCAGGCGAGCGGGGTCCTCTTCCCCCTGAGGTCCATCGTCTCCTCTCTGGCGGGGCCGAGCCCGATCATCTCTATCGGCAGGTCCAGCGTCCTGCGGATGTACCCGAGGTAGGTCTTCATCTCCGACGGGAGCGCCTTGTATCCCTTGTCGCAGATATCCTTCCACTCCTCCTGC comes from the Candidatus Thermoplasmatota archaeon genome and includes:
- a CDS encoding metal-dependent transcriptional regulator, coding for MRTEQADEYLELMYKLTRHGKPARTTRIARELDLAPASVTEMLQRLAKRGYVKYKPYKGATLTKKGLTEGRRLARRHRLLERFLHDVLKIGKDKVHDEACRLEHAISSETEAAICRHLKHPAECPDDGSPIPPCERDVFSCEECELAEKTNPGKRASLVSLSTLAEGSSAKVAFIRAGRGLCRRLCEMGFTKDTVVSVKRKSGRGPMELDIKGYNLAIGWGVASKIFVEVS
- a CDS encoding replication factor C small subunit; this encodes MKGIWVEKYRPNSLDDVVGQEEIVERLKAYVKTKNLPHLLFAGPAGTGKTTCAIALTRQLFGENWNLNFNELNASDERGIDVVRKKIKNFARMAPIGEGGFKIIFLDEADALTSDAQAALRRTMEKYTNTCRFILSVNYSSKIIEPIQSRCAVFRFRPLKREAVEGYLNRVADGENVKITKEGMDALIYIAQGDLRKATNSLQVAASINTTVDEDTLYKAAATARPEDVRKLLETSLEGDFMAARAVLDDLLIEHGLSGEDLIKQIHRTLFELAIPDDVRVKLIDKIGEVEFRMIEGSNERIQLENLISNFVVAGLEMKKK
- a CDS encoding TIGR00269 family protein produces the protein MLCSRCEKEAATLIRYNGQHLCKEHFVAFLEKRVKAEISSQVKLRGGARIAVGLSGGKDSTVATLLLHEVFAPRRDFEIHAITVDEGIRGYRPEALEVAREFCKARGIPHHVISFEDAFGLTMDEVVERDPDTIPCSYCGVLRRYCLNAKAREIEATVLATGLNLDDTSQSILMNLARGDVGRLARLGPHTSVQPGLVPRIQPLRTIPEKETYLYAMLRGIEICDAECPYSTRAQRGRFREIIDVLESESPGTRHALLKSYDELAPLLTQKFPPVGLNECKACGEPTGKETCRACEMVQKLRRAGSSSP